In Solanum lycopersicum chromosome 5, SLM_r2.1, the following are encoded in one genomic region:
- the LOC101256487 gene encoding exocyst complex component EXO70C1-like, whose translation MDKSGATPICDDIDLNRFKYTVSTSHDDDDPCSRLPENVEHFSKIIESRIAKCSSGETPTRLGKMTEEESFFLEAVMHLSKLTNVIAKSPSGSTLLSQTNIVLKLAMTFMEEELRTLLEDFGGNSNSKVVKKLQLEDYPWYPPEVVTRMNRIATTMISAGFETACCQVYSISRRNAFYEQMKMLEFEKINVDDVQKMSWDSLEAEITRWINVARNCSNTLFLAERKLGESVFSQSPMISQSLFNNLARSIVIQILDFAEAVSWTKRSAEKLFKYLDIYDAIRDLIHAISESLSINDCEHELKSEILATRDRFGDAVINIFNDLEISIKNDAARTPVPGGAVHPLTRYVMNYLKYACEYKDALEHIFKEHNAMSPSKLKSSVDVAESESPHENAVAETTPLTAQLMTIMELLDANLEVKSNLYRDTSLRDIFLMNNGRYILQKAKGSTEVRQVMGDTWCRRRSTTVRQYHKNYQRETWGKLLQILNHDGMQVNGKVTKPIVKERFKNFSTMLDEIHRTQSTWVVSDEQLRSELRVSVSAVLIPAYRSFCGRFRQYLDNTKHADKYIKYQPEDIETLVEGLFDGNPTSMARRKT comes from the coding sequence ATGGACAAGAGTGGCGCTACTCCAATATGTGATGATATTGATCTAAATCGATTTAAATATACCGTCTCCACAtctcatgatgatgatgatcctTGCTCCCGACTCCCCGAAAATGTtgaacatttttcaaaaatcattgAGTCTCGGATTGCGAAATGTAGTTCTGGTGAAACTCCGACTAGATTGGGAAAGATGACAGAGGAAGAATCATTTTTCCTTGAAGCTGTGATGCATTTGTCAAAATTGACGAATGTAATCGCTAAATCTCCATCAGGATCAACGTTGTTAAGTCAAACCAATATTGTGTTGAAACTAGCCATGACTTTCATGGAAGAAGAATTGCGAACGTTATTAGAAGATTTTGGAGGTAATTCTAATTCAAAAGTTGTTAAAAAATTACAACTCGAGGATTATCCATGGTATCCTCCAGAGGTTGTGACGAGAATGAATCGAATTGCAACAACAATGATCTCTGCTGGATTTGAAACAGCTTGTTGTCAAGTGTATTCAATTTCACGAAGAAATGCATTTTATGAGCAAATGAAAATGCTCGAGTTCGAGAAGATAAATGTAGATGATGTGCAGAAAATGTCTTGGGATTCTCTAGAAGCAGAGATCACTAGATGGATCAATGTCGCGAGGAACTGCTCGAATACTCTGTTCCTCGCAGAGAGGAAACTTGGAGAATCAGTTTTCTCCCAGTCTCCAATGATCTCTCAAAGCCTTTTTAACAATCTGGCACGTTCCATTGTAATACAGATACTTGACTTTGCTGAGGCTGTCTCCTGGACAAAACGCTCCGCGGAGAAGCTCTTCAAATATCTAGACATATATGATGCAATTCGCGATCTCATTCACGCCATAAGTGAATCTCTCTCAATTAATGACTGTGAACACGAATTGAAGTCTGAGATCTTAGCTACAAGAGATAGATTCGGCGATGCTGTCATAAATATATTCAATGATCTCGAAATCTCCATTAAGAACGATGCAGCCAGAACACCGGTCCCTGGTGGTGCAGTGCACCCCCTCACACGTTACGTAATGAATTATCTAAAATACGCTTGTGAGTACAAAGACGCTCTGGAACACATTTTCAAGGAACATAACGCCATGTCACCATCAAAATTGAAATCATCTGTTGATGTAGCTGAGAGCGAAAGCCCACACGAAAATGCAGTAGCAGAGACGACACCGTTAACAGCACAACTCATGACAATAATGGAGCTGTTGGATGCAAATTTAGAAGTCAAGTCAAACTTGTATAGAGACACTTCGTTGCGCGACATATTCTTGATGAACAACGGTAGATACATCTTACAAAAAGCAAAAGGATCTACAGAGGTCCGTCAAGTGATGGGAGACACGTGGTGTCGAAGAAGATCTACAACCGTGAGGCAATACCACAAGAATTACCAAAGAGAAACATGGGGAAAACTACTACAAATACTAAATCATGATGGAATGCAAGTAAATGGGAAGGTGACAAAGCCAATAGTGAAAGAGAGGTTCAAGAATTTCAGCACTATGTTAGATGAAATTCATCGTACGCAGAGCACTTGGGTAGTGAGTGACGAGCAGCTTCGATCAGAGCTCAGAGTTTCTGTATCAGCAGTGTTAATTCCGGCTTATAGATCCTTCTGTGGGAGATTTAGGCAGTATCTAGACAACACAAAACACGCGGACAAGTATATTAAGTATCAGCCAGAAGATATTGAAACATTAGTTGAGGGCCTTTTTGACGGAAATCCTACATCTATGGCACGGAGGAAGACGTAA